GCCCGGTCATTTGAGTTCGGCGAGCTTCTGGCGGGCCTTCTCGGCAGCCGGCGTCTTCGGGTACTTGGACAGGAGCAGCTCGTAGAGGATCCGCGCGTTCTTCCTGTCGTTCAGCGCCTGGAAGGAGAGCCCCTGCTTGAACATCGCGTCGGGGGCCTTGTCCCCGCCGGGGTACTTGTCGACCACATCCTGGAACGAGAGGATGGCGCTCTCGTAGTCCTTGTCGGCGTAGAAGGTCTCCCCCTTCCAGTAGAAGACGTTCTGCATGAGCCGGTGATCGGGGTATTTCGCGGCGAA
This window of the Candidatus Deferrimicrobiaceae bacterium genome carries:
- the ybgF gene encoding tol-pal system protein YbgF, with product FAAKYPDHRLMQNVFYWKGETFYADKDYESAILSFQDVVDKYPGGDKAPDAMFKQGLSFQALNDRKNARILYELLLSKYPKTPAAEKARQKLAELK